In Pectinophora gossypiella chromosome 1, ilPecGoss1.1, whole genome shotgun sequence, one genomic interval encodes:
- the LOC126372117 gene encoding tyrosine-protein kinase transmembrane receptor Ror-like isoform X1: MRRKANSTQGVEKLKGKRRKHRDYVERLARVAREEARFETKQNSTTIYLPGGCEPLSCGAEAACLPHNNTFYYCLCTSNGKPPTDDFKCPRSTVPVTPRPIHNVIPPRTNTSTDRYPPAPTALSPQSPVSGGMLAEASSNNYPKTGTVTAGSGALLAAVAIGGALLLVLVLATVIMCYLRRRIGLVDGKAQPRVRPGEPLLAERYITNPQYGVYGAGSLPTASTAPGSTMGGDDTNNERVPLLDRHALTFLEEVGEGCFGKVHKGLLRTNNGEEIVAIKVLKESAGRTAEEDFVREVSIMSAFRHNNILALIGVVYRDDINASPWMVFEYMEWGDLAGVLRGSRGGGRAGPALDDPALLHVALQVARGMQYLASRRFVHRDLAARNCLVGAHLTVKIADFGMSRDVYTCDYYTMGGERPMPVRWMSPESIVYARFTHESDVWSYGVVLWEIYSRGKQPFYGHNNDGATKLILQGIVLVPPEDCPRFACELMRECWRSDPRDRITFDEICRKLEVATAASGVTTQVRLPRPPPPPQDSAGYLIPAPRPPVDYLAALPDPEPESESSEDEDEEYT; the protein is encoded by the exons AAACATCGGGACTATGTCGAGAGGCTGGCGAGGGTAGCCAGAGAAGAGGCCCGGTTCGAGACCAAACAAAACTCTACTA CAATATACTTGCCAGGCGGGTGCGAGCCATTGTCATGCGGCGCCGAGGCCGCCTGCCTACCCCACAACAACACCTTCTATTACTGCCTGTGCACCAGCAACGGGAAACCACCCACTGACGATTTTAAATGCCCTAGGAGTACAG TGCCGGTGACTCCGCGGCCGATCCACAACGTGATCCCGCCGCGCACCAACACATCCACCGACCGCTACCCACCGGCGCCGACCGCTCTC tCTCCGCAATCGCCTGTGAGTGGAGGAATGCTTGCCGAGGCCTCTTCCAACAACTACCCAAAGACAGGGACAGTTACCGCAGGTTCCGGGGCGTTACTTGCCGCTGTCGCAATCGGTGGAGCTTTGTTACTCGTGCTGGTCTTAGCTACTGTCATCATGTGCTACCTCAGAAGACGCATAGGCCTCGTCGATGGAAAGGCTCAGCCG CGTGTCCGTCCAGGCGAACCTCTGCTAGCTGAACGGTATATAACGAACCCTCAGTACGGAGTGTACGGAGCGGGGAGTCTACCCACGGCCAGTACAGCACCAGGGTCGACGATGGGTGGAGACGACACTAACAACGAGAGAGTGCCGTTACTGGATCGCCACGCGCTCACATTCCTTGAAGAGGTCGGGGAAGGGTGTTTCGGCAAGGTTCATAAAG GATTGCTAAGAACAAACAATGGGGAAGAAATAGTAGCAATCAAAGTGCTGAAAGAGAGTGCGGGCCGCACCGCGGAGGAGGACTTTGTGAGGGAAGTGTCTATCATGTCGGCGTTCCGGCATAACAACATCCTCGCGCTTATCGGGGTCGTCTACAGAG ATGATATCAACGCAAGTCCTTGGATGGTGTTTGAATATATGGAGTGGGGAGATCTAGCGGGAGTATTGCGAGGATCAAGGGGCGGCGGGCGAGCGGGGCCCGCGCTGGATGACCCCGCGCTGCTGCACGTGGCGCTACAGGTGGCGCGCGGCATGCAGTACCTCGCCTCCCGCCGCTTCGTGCACAGAGACCTCGCCGCCAGGAACTGCCTCGTGGGCGCCCACCTCACTGTCAAGATTGCCGACTTCGGCATGTCCCGCGATGTCTACACCTGTGACTACTACACCATGGGCGGGGAGCGCCCCATGCCCGTCCGCTGGATGTCTCCAGAGAGCATAGTCTACGCGCGATTCACCCACGAGTCGGACGTTTGGTCGTACGGTGTAGTGCTCTGGGAAATATACAGCCGAGGTAAACAGCCCTTCTATGGACACAACAACGACGGTGCAACGAAACTAATATTACAGGGAATAGTGTTAGTACCTCCGGAGGATTGCCCGCGGTTCGCATGCGAACTGATGAGAGAATGCTGGAGATCGGACCCGCGGGATAGGATAACTTTCGACGAAATATGTAGGAAATTGGAGGTGGCCACGGCGGCGAGCGGGGTGACGACGCAGGTGCGACTaccgcggccgccgccgccgccgcaagACTCAGCAGGGTATCTGATCCCGGCGCCGCGGCCGCCCGTGGACTACCTGGCGGCGCTGCCGGACCCCGAGCCCGAGTCGGAGTCCAGCGAGGACGAGGACGAGGAGTACACCTGA
- the LOC126372117 gene encoding tyrosine-protein kinase transmembrane receptor Ror-like isoform X2 encodes MRRKANSTQGVEKLKGKRRKHRDYVERLARVAREEARFETKQNSTTIYLPGGCEPLSCGAEAACLPHNNTFYYCLCTSNGKPPTDDFKCPRSTVPVTPRPIHNVIPPRTNTSTDRYPPAPTALSPQSPVSGGMLAEASSNNYPKTGTVTAGSGALLAAVAIGGALLLVLVLATVIMCYLRRRIGLVDGKAQPYGVYGAGSLPTASTAPGSTMGGDDTNNERVPLLDRHALTFLEEVGEGCFGKVHKGLLRTNNGEEIVAIKVLKESAGRTAEEDFVREVSIMSAFRHNNILALIGVVYRDDINASPWMVFEYMEWGDLAGVLRGSRGGGRAGPALDDPALLHVALQVARGMQYLASRRFVHRDLAARNCLVGAHLTVKIADFGMSRDVYTCDYYTMGGERPMPVRWMSPESIVYARFTHESDVWSYGVVLWEIYSRGKQPFYGHNNDGATKLILQGIVLVPPEDCPRFACELMRECWRSDPRDRITFDEICRKLEVATAASGVTTQVRLPRPPPPPQDSAGYLIPAPRPPVDYLAALPDPEPESESSEDEDEEYT; translated from the exons AAACATCGGGACTATGTCGAGAGGCTGGCGAGGGTAGCCAGAGAAGAGGCCCGGTTCGAGACCAAACAAAACTCTACTA CAATATACTTGCCAGGCGGGTGCGAGCCATTGTCATGCGGCGCCGAGGCCGCCTGCCTACCCCACAACAACACCTTCTATTACTGCCTGTGCACCAGCAACGGGAAACCACCCACTGACGATTTTAAATGCCCTAGGAGTACAG TGCCGGTGACTCCGCGGCCGATCCACAACGTGATCCCGCCGCGCACCAACACATCCACCGACCGCTACCCACCGGCGCCGACCGCTCTC tCTCCGCAATCGCCTGTGAGTGGAGGAATGCTTGCCGAGGCCTCTTCCAACAACTACCCAAAGACAGGGACAGTTACCGCAGGTTCCGGGGCGTTACTTGCCGCTGTCGCAATCGGTGGAGCTTTGTTACTCGTGCTGGTCTTAGCTACTGTCATCATGTGCTACCTCAGAAGACGCATAGGCCTCGTCGATGGAAAGGCTCAGCCG TACGGAGTGTACGGAGCGGGGAGTCTACCCACGGCCAGTACAGCACCAGGGTCGACGATGGGTGGAGACGACACTAACAACGAGAGAGTGCCGTTACTGGATCGCCACGCGCTCACATTCCTTGAAGAGGTCGGGGAAGGGTGTTTCGGCAAGGTTCATAAAG GATTGCTAAGAACAAACAATGGGGAAGAAATAGTAGCAATCAAAGTGCTGAAAGAGAGTGCGGGCCGCACCGCGGAGGAGGACTTTGTGAGGGAAGTGTCTATCATGTCGGCGTTCCGGCATAACAACATCCTCGCGCTTATCGGGGTCGTCTACAGAG ATGATATCAACGCAAGTCCTTGGATGGTGTTTGAATATATGGAGTGGGGAGATCTAGCGGGAGTATTGCGAGGATCAAGGGGCGGCGGGCGAGCGGGGCCCGCGCTGGATGACCCCGCGCTGCTGCACGTGGCGCTACAGGTGGCGCGCGGCATGCAGTACCTCGCCTCCCGCCGCTTCGTGCACAGAGACCTCGCCGCCAGGAACTGCCTCGTGGGCGCCCACCTCACTGTCAAGATTGCCGACTTCGGCATGTCCCGCGATGTCTACACCTGTGACTACTACACCATGGGCGGGGAGCGCCCCATGCCCGTCCGCTGGATGTCTCCAGAGAGCATAGTCTACGCGCGATTCACCCACGAGTCGGACGTTTGGTCGTACGGTGTAGTGCTCTGGGAAATATACAGCCGAGGTAAACAGCCCTTCTATGGACACAACAACGACGGTGCAACGAAACTAATATTACAGGGAATAGTGTTAGTACCTCCGGAGGATTGCCCGCGGTTCGCATGCGAACTGATGAGAGAATGCTGGAGATCGGACCCGCGGGATAGGATAACTTTCGACGAAATATGTAGGAAATTGGAGGTGGCCACGGCGGCGAGCGGGGTGACGACGCAGGTGCGACTaccgcggccgccgccgccgccgcaagACTCAGCAGGGTATCTGATCCCGGCGCCGCGGCCGCCCGTGGACTACCTGGCGGCGCTGCCGGACCCCGAGCCCGAGTCGGAGTCCAGCGAGGACGAGGACGAGGAGTACACCTGA